In Syngnathus scovelli strain Florida chromosome 10, RoL_Ssco_1.2, whole genome shotgun sequence, the following are encoded in one genomic region:
- the myo1f gene encoding unconventional myosin-If isoform X1 gives MAKYHWQSQNVKQSGVDDMVLLSKITEDAIVENLKKRYTDDYIFTYIGPVLISVNPFKQMPYFSDREIELYQGAAQYENPPHIYALTDNMYRNMMIEGENQCVIISGESGAGKTVAAKYIMGYISKVSGGGGKVQHVKDIILQSNPLLEAFGNAKTVRNNNSSRFGKYFEIQFSRGGEPDGGKISNFLLEKSRVVSQNDSERNFHVYYQLIEGASAQQKEALGIMTPDYYFYLNQSGTYKVDGTNDSKDFHETMEAMQVIGIPGDIQAQVLQIVAGILHLGNITFIEAGNYGQVESMDLLGFPAYLLAVDPNRLQEKLTSRKMDSKWGGKSESINVTLNQEQANYTRDALAKALYARVFDYLVEAINKAIQKPHEEFSVGVLDIYGFEIFQRNGFEQFCINFVNEKLQQIFIELTLKAEQEEYVQEGIKWTAIQYFNNKIVCDLIENKLNPPGVMSVLDDVCATMHAKGEGADGTLLQKLQAAVGTHEHFNSWNSGFVIHHYAGKVSYDINGFCERNRDVLFPDLIELMQSSHHDFIRYLFPENLNTDKKSRPTTAGSKIKRQANDLVNTLMKCTPHYIRCIKPNETKRPKDWEESRVKHQVEYLGLRENIRVRRAGFAYRRVFTKFLQRYAILTAETWPRWSGPEQQGVLHLLRSVNMDNDQYQMGRSKVFVKNPESLFLLEEMRERKFDTFARIIQKAYRRYIAKKKYEQMREEASDILYNAKERRKNSINRNFVGDYLGLEQRPELRQFLAKRERVDFADSVNKFDRRFKSIKRDLILTPKSIYLIGREKVKKGPEKGQIKEVLKRKLEFGSINGVSLSTRQDDFFILHEADYDSLLESNFKTEFLSLLSKRYEDVTRRKLAISFTDRLEFKVKREGWGGGSSRVVTFQNGIGDQAQLKPSGKTLTISIGNGLPKSSKPTRKGGQPSRGGGGTQRASRAHQNGATQFARGPKQSDIMYSSSNNQHRPPQTALPKLGSQRAPRIPTQNHSNQVNMDFLNVPDQGMSGKQRKQSIGQRPPPAPKPQLRPQGPRCRALYQYIGQDTDEISFEVNDVFDLVKEDPSGWWTGRIRGKEGLFPGNYVEKI, from the exons ATG GCAAAATACCACTGGCAGAGTCAAAATGTGAAGCAAAGTGGAGTGGACGACATGGTCCTCTTGTCCAAGATCACAGAGGACGCCATTGTGGAAAACCTCAAGAAACGATACACGGATGACTACATTTTT ACTTACATTGGCCCTGTATTGATATCAGTCAACCCATTCAAACAGATGCCTTATTTCTCTGACAGAGAAATTGAACTCTACCAAGGAGCA GCCCAGTATGAGAATCCCCCCCACATCTACGCCTTGACTGACAACATGTACAGAAACATGATGATCGAAGGAGAAAATCAATGTGTTATTATCAG TGGTGAAAGCGGGGCAGGAAAGACTGTGGCTGCCAAATACATCATGGGCTACATATCCAAAGTATCAGGAGGAGGCGGAAAAGTTCAG CATGTCAAAGACATCATCCTGCAGTCCAATCCTCTACTAGAAGCCTTCGGTAACGCCAAAACTGTCCGCAACAACAATTCCAGCCGCTTT GGGAAATACTTTGAGATTCAGTTCAGCAGAGGTGGAGAGCCCGACGGTGGCAAAATCTCCAACTTTCTGCTGGAGAAGTCCAGGGTGGTGAGCCAGAATGATAGCGAAAGAAACTTCCACGTCTATTATCAG CTAATAGAGGGCGCTAGTGCTCAGCAAAAGGAGGCCCTGGGCATCATGACACCGGACTACTACTTCTACCTCAACCAGTCTGGAACCTACAAAGTGGATGGAACCAATGACAGCAAGGACTTCCATGAGACAATG GAAGCCATGCAAGTGATTGGGATCCCAGGTGACATCCAAGCCCAGGTGCTGCAGATAGTTGCCGGCATCCTCCACCTAGGGAACATCACTTTCATCGAGGCTGGCAATTACGGCCAGGTGGAGAGCATGGACT TGCTGGGCTTCCCCGCCTATCTGCTCGCTGTGGACCCCAACCGTCTGCAGGAGAAGCTCACCAGCCGTAAAATGGACTCAAAGTGGGGAGGGAAGTCAGAGTCCATCAACGTGACCCTCAACCAGGAGCAAGCCAACTATACACGAGATGCCCTGGCCAAAGCGCTCTATGCGCGCGTCTTTGACTACCTGGTGGAG GCCATCAATAAAGCCATCCAAAAACCGCATGAAGAATTCAGCGTCGGCGTCCTTGACATTTATGGATTTGAGATTTTCCAG AGAAATGGATTTGAACAATTCTGCATCAACTTTGTCAATGAGAAGCTCCAGCAAATCTTCATTGAACTGACTCTGAAGGCAGAGCAG GAGGAGTACGTTCAAGAGGGCATCAAGTGGACTGCGATCCAATACTTTAACAACAAGATTGTTTGCGACCTTATTGAAAATAAACTG AACCCTCCAGGCGTGATGAGCGTGTTGGATGATGTGTGCGCCACCATGCATGCCAAAGGCGAGGGCGCAGATGGTACTCTGCTGCAAAAGCTGCAGGCTGCCGTGGGAACCCACGAGCACTTCAACAGCTGGAACTCGGGCTTTGTTATTCATCACTACGCTGGAAAG GTGTCTTACGATATCAACGGCTTTTGTGAGAGAAACCGCGACGTGCTTTTCCCAGACCTTATTGAGCTGATGCAAAGCAGCCATCA TGATTTCATCCGCTATTTGTtccctgaaaacctcaacacaGACAAGAAAAGTAGGCCAACTACAGCAGGATCCAAAATCAAG AGACAAGCGAATGACCTGGTCAACACTCttatgaaatgcactcctcattACATCCGCTGTATAAAACCCAATGAGACAAAACGGCCTAAAGACTGGGAAGAGAGCAG GGTTAAGCATCAAGTGGAATATCTCGGATTACGAGAAAACATCCGCGTACGGAGGGCTGGCTTTGCGTACCGCAGGGTCTTCACTAAATTCCTGCAaag GTACGCCATCCTGACTGCTGAGACATGGCCACGCTGGAGCGGTCCAGAGCAGCAAGGAGTCCTTCACCTCCTCCGCTCCGTTAACATGGATAACGACCAGTACCAAATGGGCCGAAGCAAAGTCTTTGTTAAAAACCCAGAATCG CTGTTTCTTTTGGAGGAGATGAGGGAAAGAAAATTTGACACCTTTGCCAGGATCATTCAGAAGGCCTATAGAAGATATATCGCAAAGAAGAAGTATGAGCAGATGAGAGAAGAAG CTTCAGACATCCTCTACAACGCAAAGGAGAGGAGGAAAAACAGTATCAACAGAAACTTTGTGGGCGACTACCTGGGTCTGGAGCAGAGGCCTGAGCTCAGACAGTTCCTAGCCAAGAGGGAGCGGGTGGACTTTGCAGACTCTGTCAACAAATTTGATCGAAGGTTCAAG TCCATCAAGAGAGATTTGATCTTGACGCCTAAGAGCATCTATCTGATTGGTCGAGAGAAAGTGAAGAAAGGTCCCGAGAAAGGGCAAATAAAGGAAGTACTGAAACGAAAGCTGGAGTTTGGGAGCATAAATGGCGTCTCACTCAG TACGAGACAGGATGACTTTTTTATTCTGCACGAGGCAGATTACGACAGTCTGCTGGAGTCCAACTTCAAGACGGAGTTCCTCAGCTTGTTGTCCAAACGTTACGAAGACGTGACCAGGAGGAAGCTCGCCATATCCTTCACAGACAG ACTAGAGTTCAAAGTGAAGAGAGAAGGCTGGGGAGGAGGCAGCTCCAGGGTGGTGACATTCCAGAATGGAATAGGAGACCAGGCCCAGCTCAAACCTTCAGGAAAGACCCTCACCATCTCAATCGGGAATGGACTCCCCAAGTCTTCCA AACCAACGAGGAAAGGTGGTCAGCCGTCACGTGGTGGAGGGGGAACTCAGAGAGCCAGCAGAG CACACCAGAATGGAGCGACCCAGTTCGCCAGAGGACCCAAACAATCGGATATTATGTATTCCTCATCGAATAATCAGCACAGACCTCCTCAAACGGCCCTGCCCAAACTGGGCTCCCAGAGAGCTCCCAGGATACCCACCCAAAACCACAGTAACCAGGTCAACATGGACTTCCTTAACGTGCCTGACCAGGGCATGTCGGG GAAACAAAGGAAGCAAAGCATCGGTCAGCGGCCCCCTCCCGCTCCCAAACCTCAGCTTCGTCCTCAGGGGCCTCGCTGTCGAGCCTTGTATCAGTACATCGGCCAGGACACGGACGAAATCAGCTTTGAGGTCAATGATGTCTTTGACCTTGTCAAAGAAG ATCCATCTGGATGGTGGACTGGCCGAATTCGAGGAAAAGAAGGACTTTTCCCTGGTAACTATGTGGAAAAGATTTAA
- the myo1f gene encoding unconventional myosin-If isoform X2 — protein MAKYHWQSQNVKQSGVDDMVLLSKITEDAIVENLKKRYTDDYIFTYIGPVLISVNPFKQMPYFSDREIELYQGAAQYENPPHIYALTDNMYRNMMIEGENQCVIISGESGAGKTVAAKYIMGYISKVSGGGGKVQHVKDIILQSNPLLEAFGNAKTVRNNNSSRFGKYFEIQFSRGGEPDGGKISNFLLEKSRVVSQNDSERNFHVYYQLIEGASAQQKEALGIMTPDYYFYLNQSGTYKVDGTNDSKDFHETMEAMQVIGIPGDIQAQVLQIVAGILHLGNITFIEAGNYGQVESMDLLGFPAYLLAVDPNRLQEKLTSRKMDSKWGGKSESINVTLNQEQANYTRDALAKALYARVFDYLVEAINKAIQKPHEEFSVGVLDIYGFEIFQRNGFEQFCINFVNEKLQQIFIELTLKAEQEEYVQEGIKWTAIQYFNNKIVCDLIENKLNPPGVMSVLDDVCATMHAKGEGADGTLLQKLQAAVGTHEHFNSWNSGFVIHHYAGKVSYDINGFCERNRDVLFPDLIELMQSSHHDFIRYLFPENLNTDKKSRPTTAGSKIKRQANDLVNTLMKCTPHYIRCIKPNETKRPKDWEESRVKHQVEYLGLRENIRVRRAGFAYRRVFTKFLQRYAILTAETWPRWSGPEQQGVLHLLRSVNMDNDQYQMGRSKVFVKNPESLFLLEEMRERKFDTFARIIQKAYRRYIAKKKYEQMREEASDILYNAKERRKNSINRNFVGDYLGLEQRPELRQFLAKRERVDFADSVNKFDRRFKSIKRDLILTPKSIYLIGREKVKKGPEKGQIKEVLKRKLEFGSINGVSLSTRQDDFFILHEADYDSLLESNFKTEFLSLLSKRYEDVTRRKLAISFTDRVQSEERRLGRRQLQGGDIPEWNRRPGPAQTFRKDPHHLNREWTPQVFQTNEERWSAVTWWRGNSESQQSTPEWSDPVRQRTQTIGYYVFLIE, from the exons ATG GCAAAATACCACTGGCAGAGTCAAAATGTGAAGCAAAGTGGAGTGGACGACATGGTCCTCTTGTCCAAGATCACAGAGGACGCCATTGTGGAAAACCTCAAGAAACGATACACGGATGACTACATTTTT ACTTACATTGGCCCTGTATTGATATCAGTCAACCCATTCAAACAGATGCCTTATTTCTCTGACAGAGAAATTGAACTCTACCAAGGAGCA GCCCAGTATGAGAATCCCCCCCACATCTACGCCTTGACTGACAACATGTACAGAAACATGATGATCGAAGGAGAAAATCAATGTGTTATTATCAG TGGTGAAAGCGGGGCAGGAAAGACTGTGGCTGCCAAATACATCATGGGCTACATATCCAAAGTATCAGGAGGAGGCGGAAAAGTTCAG CATGTCAAAGACATCATCCTGCAGTCCAATCCTCTACTAGAAGCCTTCGGTAACGCCAAAACTGTCCGCAACAACAATTCCAGCCGCTTT GGGAAATACTTTGAGATTCAGTTCAGCAGAGGTGGAGAGCCCGACGGTGGCAAAATCTCCAACTTTCTGCTGGAGAAGTCCAGGGTGGTGAGCCAGAATGATAGCGAAAGAAACTTCCACGTCTATTATCAG CTAATAGAGGGCGCTAGTGCTCAGCAAAAGGAGGCCCTGGGCATCATGACACCGGACTACTACTTCTACCTCAACCAGTCTGGAACCTACAAAGTGGATGGAACCAATGACAGCAAGGACTTCCATGAGACAATG GAAGCCATGCAAGTGATTGGGATCCCAGGTGACATCCAAGCCCAGGTGCTGCAGATAGTTGCCGGCATCCTCCACCTAGGGAACATCACTTTCATCGAGGCTGGCAATTACGGCCAGGTGGAGAGCATGGACT TGCTGGGCTTCCCCGCCTATCTGCTCGCTGTGGACCCCAACCGTCTGCAGGAGAAGCTCACCAGCCGTAAAATGGACTCAAAGTGGGGAGGGAAGTCAGAGTCCATCAACGTGACCCTCAACCAGGAGCAAGCCAACTATACACGAGATGCCCTGGCCAAAGCGCTCTATGCGCGCGTCTTTGACTACCTGGTGGAG GCCATCAATAAAGCCATCCAAAAACCGCATGAAGAATTCAGCGTCGGCGTCCTTGACATTTATGGATTTGAGATTTTCCAG AGAAATGGATTTGAACAATTCTGCATCAACTTTGTCAATGAGAAGCTCCAGCAAATCTTCATTGAACTGACTCTGAAGGCAGAGCAG GAGGAGTACGTTCAAGAGGGCATCAAGTGGACTGCGATCCAATACTTTAACAACAAGATTGTTTGCGACCTTATTGAAAATAAACTG AACCCTCCAGGCGTGATGAGCGTGTTGGATGATGTGTGCGCCACCATGCATGCCAAAGGCGAGGGCGCAGATGGTACTCTGCTGCAAAAGCTGCAGGCTGCCGTGGGAACCCACGAGCACTTCAACAGCTGGAACTCGGGCTTTGTTATTCATCACTACGCTGGAAAG GTGTCTTACGATATCAACGGCTTTTGTGAGAGAAACCGCGACGTGCTTTTCCCAGACCTTATTGAGCTGATGCAAAGCAGCCATCA TGATTTCATCCGCTATTTGTtccctgaaaacctcaacacaGACAAGAAAAGTAGGCCAACTACAGCAGGATCCAAAATCAAG AGACAAGCGAATGACCTGGTCAACACTCttatgaaatgcactcctcattACATCCGCTGTATAAAACCCAATGAGACAAAACGGCCTAAAGACTGGGAAGAGAGCAG GGTTAAGCATCAAGTGGAATATCTCGGATTACGAGAAAACATCCGCGTACGGAGGGCTGGCTTTGCGTACCGCAGGGTCTTCACTAAATTCCTGCAaag GTACGCCATCCTGACTGCTGAGACATGGCCACGCTGGAGCGGTCCAGAGCAGCAAGGAGTCCTTCACCTCCTCCGCTCCGTTAACATGGATAACGACCAGTACCAAATGGGCCGAAGCAAAGTCTTTGTTAAAAACCCAGAATCG CTGTTTCTTTTGGAGGAGATGAGGGAAAGAAAATTTGACACCTTTGCCAGGATCATTCAGAAGGCCTATAGAAGATATATCGCAAAGAAGAAGTATGAGCAGATGAGAGAAGAAG CTTCAGACATCCTCTACAACGCAAAGGAGAGGAGGAAAAACAGTATCAACAGAAACTTTGTGGGCGACTACCTGGGTCTGGAGCAGAGGCCTGAGCTCAGACAGTTCCTAGCCAAGAGGGAGCGGGTGGACTTTGCAGACTCTGTCAACAAATTTGATCGAAGGTTCAAG TCCATCAAGAGAGATTTGATCTTGACGCCTAAGAGCATCTATCTGATTGGTCGAGAGAAAGTGAAGAAAGGTCCCGAGAAAGGGCAAATAAAGGAAGTACTGAAACGAAAGCTGGAGTTTGGGAGCATAAATGGCGTCTCACTCAG TACGAGACAGGATGACTTTTTTATTCTGCACGAGGCAGATTACGACAGTCTGCTGGAGTCCAACTTCAAGACGGAGTTCCTCAGCTTGTTGTCCAAACGTTACGAAGACGTGACCAGGAGGAAGCTCGCCATATCCTTCACAGACAG AGTTCAAAGTGAAGAGAGAAGGCTGGGGAGGAGGCAGCTCCAGGGTGGTGACATTCCAGAATGGAATAGGAGACCAGGCCCAGCTCAAACCTTCAGGAAAGACCCTCACCATCTCAATCGGGAATGGACTCCCCAAGTCTTCCA AACCAACGAGGAAAGGTGGTCAGCCGTCACGTGGTGGAGGGGGAACTCAGAGAGCCAGCAGAG CACACCAGAATGGAGCGACCCAGTTCGCCAGAGGACCCAAACAATCGGATATTATGTATTCCTCATCGAATAA